The proteins below are encoded in one region of Betaproteobacteria bacterium:
- the surE gene encoding 5'/3'-nucleotidase SurE, whose product MRILLSNDDGYFAPGLAALAEALSGLGEVVVVAPEQNRSGASNSLTLDRPLHLKKAANGFYFVNGTPTDCVHLAVTGMLDDLPDIIVSGINHGANMGDDTIYSGTVAAATEGYLLGIPSIAISLTSFESNNFATAGLVARQLVERFIRDPIREPVLLNVNVPDIPNADLKGMEVTRLGRRHKAEPVIKMTSPRKETVYWIGAAGAAADAGPGTDFNAIERGVVSITPLQIDLTHATQLPAIRQWMK is encoded by the coding sequence ATGCGCATTCTGCTGAGTAACGATGATGGCTATTTTGCGCCGGGGCTTGCTGCCCTGGCGGAAGCGTTGAGTGGCCTGGGTGAGGTGGTCGTTGTCGCTCCCGAGCAGAACCGCAGCGGTGCCAGCAATTCGCTGACACTGGACCGGCCTTTGCATCTGAAAAAGGCGGCCAACGGTTTTTATTTCGTTAATGGCACGCCGACTGATTGTGTCCATCTGGCAGTAACCGGCATGCTGGATGATTTGCCCGACATTATTGTGTCTGGAATTAATCACGGCGCCAATATGGGTGACGATACGATTTATTCGGGAACAGTCGCTGCGGCGACCGAAGGTTATTTGCTCGGTATTCCGTCGATTGCCATTTCCCTGACCAGTTTTGAAAGTAATAATTTCGCAACGGCGGGATTGGTGGCGCGTCAATTGGTAGAACGTTTTATTCGTGACCCGATCAGGGAGCCGGTACTTTTAAATGTCAACGTGCCGGATATTCCGAATGCCGATTTAAAAGGGATGGAAGTCACGCGTCTGGGCCGTCGGCACAAGGCAGAGCCGGTCATTAAAATGACGTCGCCACGCAAGGAAACCGTTTATTGGATCGGTGCTGCCGGCGCCGCTGCCGACGCCGGGCCGGGGACCGATTTCAATGCCATCGAGCGCGGCGTCGTTTCGATCACACCGTTGCAGATCGATTTGACGCACGCCACACAACTGCCGGCCATTCGCCAATGGATGAAATGA
- a CDS encoding nucleotide pyrophosphohydrolase, whose product MSDFSGLTAALLEFRDARDWRQFHSLRNLITSLNLEASELLELTQWKTDAEIDALPGDPKAAEALRDECADILLYLLLIADTAGIDLAVAARSKLAKNAVKYPVEKAYGSRAKYTELD is encoded by the coding sequence ATGAGTGATTTTTCCGGGTTGACCGCAGCATTGCTGGAATTCCGCGATGCGCGCGATTGGCGACAATTCCACTCGCTGCGCAATTTGATTACGTCACTCAATCTCGAGGCATCGGAGTTACTGGAACTGACCCAGTGGAAAACCGACGCCGAGATCGATGCGCTGCCCGGCGACCCGAAAGCCGCAGAAGCATTACGTGATGAATGCGCCGATATCCTGCTTTATTTGCTGTTGATTGCCGACACGGCCGGCATTGATCTCGCTGTGGCAGCCCGGTCCAAGTTGGCCAAGAATGCCGTCAAATACCCGGTGGAAAAAGCCTATGGCTCGCGGGCCAAATACACCGAGCTTGATTGA
- a CDS encoding DUF3301 domain-containing protein — protein MNLTELLLLVLTALGVWFWFDSLKAREIGVQAARDACHGEGLQFLDETVVGNSLRLARDDEGRLKLRRVYAFEYSDTGNDRRSGSVTMLGHDVEILHVRPHLYVIPNNHETLH, from the coding sequence ATGAATTTGACTGAATTGTTGCTCCTTGTTCTGACAGCCCTTGGCGTCTGGTTCTGGTTTGATAGCCTCAAGGCACGTGAAATCGGCGTGCAGGCTGCCCGGGATGCCTGTCATGGCGAAGGTTTGCAGTTTCTTGACGAAACCGTGGTCGGCAATTCGCTGCGCCTCGCGCGCGATGACGAAGGGCGCCTGAAATTGCGCCGTGTTTATGCCTTTGAATACAGCGACACGGGCAATGACCGACGATCCGGTAGCGTTACCATGCTCGGCCATGATGTCGAAATTTTGCATGTCCGTCCCCACCTTTACGTAATTCCAAACAACCATGAAACCCTCCATTGA
- a CDS encoding H-NS histone family protein, translating to MDLSTLSVPQLRDLQQQIPAEIKRREAEEKINVLNELRAIAKTRGYAIEDLLGKEVKTKTVTGNKVRVKYRHPQNTELEWTGRGRKPKWVESWVANGGNIDNLLV from the coding sequence ATGGATCTTTCTACGCTGTCCGTTCCTCAGTTGCGCGATTTGCAGCAGCAAATTCCAGCTGAAATCAAACGTCGCGAAGCTGAAGAAAAGATTAACGTTCTAAATGAATTACGTGCCATTGCCAAAACCCGCGGTTATGCAATCGAGGATTTGCTGGGCAAGGAAGTCAAGACAAAGACGGTTACCGGCAATAAGGTCAGGGTTAAATATCGTCATCCGCAAAATACCGAACTGGAATGGACTGGTCGTGGTCGGAAGCCGAAATGGGTTGAATCCTGGGTAGCCAATGGCGGCAATATTGATAATCTTCTGGTCTGA
- a CDS encoding 23S rRNA (adenine(2030)-N(6))-methyltransferase RlmJ: protein MLSYRHAFHAGNHADVLKHLILIEIAQYMAEKPAPFWIVDTHAGAGRYALESAHATKLGEYRDGVGRLWDAKGLPKAALNYLDFIKMLNPDSQLRYYPGSPWLARQLLRDSDRLRLYEMHSTDGKLLMECFKGSGREVSITDGDGFAGLKAILPPPPRRALVLIDPSYETKSDYNAVVKALQDAMKRFATGTYALWYPMLSKLESRQLPDKLKRLGASNWLHATLEVKAPARDGFGMNGSGMFIINPPWTLEKTLHDTLPTLANLLAQDQGAKYTLESESS from the coding sequence ATGCTCAGCTACCGCCACGCTTTTCACGCCGGCAACCACGCCGACGTGCTGAAACACCTCATCCTGATCGAGATCGCCCAATACATGGCCGAAAAGCCGGCGCCGTTCTGGATCGTTGACACCCACGCGGGTGCCGGACGGTATGCGCTGGAATCTGCTCACGCGACCAAACTGGGCGAGTATCGCGACGGCGTCGGCCGTCTTTGGGACGCCAAGGGTTTGCCCAAAGCGGCACTCAACTATCTCGATTTCATCAAGATGCTCAACCCGGATAGCCAGCTGCGCTACTATCCGGGCTCACCGTGGCTGGCCCGGCAGTTGTTGCGCGACAGCGATCGCCTGCGGCTTTATGAAATGCACAGCACCGATGGCAAGCTGTTGATGGAATGCTTCAAGGGAAGCGGCCGCGAAGTGTCAATCACCGACGGCGACGGATTTGCCGGCCTGAAGGCCATCCTGCCACCGCCGCCACGCCGTGCACTGGTGCTGATCGACCCTTCCTATGAAACCAAGAGCGACTACAACGCGGTCGTCAAGGCGCTGCAGGATGCCATGAAACGCTTCGCCACCGGCACTTATGCGCTGTGGTATCCGATGCTTTCCAAGCTGGAATCCCGCCAGTTGCCGGACAAGCTGAAGCGCTTGGGCGCCAGCAACTGGCTGCACGCAACGCTGGAAGTCAAGGCGCCTGCCCGGGATGGTTTCGGCATGAACGGCAGCGGAATGTTCATCATCAATCCGCCATGGACACTGGAAAAGACCTTGCACGATACGCTACCGACGCTGGCCAATCTGCTCGCTCAAGACCAGGGTGCAAAGTACACGCTGGAGAGCGAGTCAAGCTAG
- a CDS encoding protein-L-isoaspartate(D-aspartate) O-methyltransferase, whose amino-acid sequence MTSQRTRARMIERLREKGIRSEAVLKAMAAVPRHVFVEEALASRAYEDTALPLGMGQTISQPYVVARMIELLLNGRTTLGKTLEIGAGCGYQAAVLAQLTKEVYSVERLAPLLEKAKANMRTLQQFNVRLKHADGQFGLPEAGPFDSIIVAAAGTRVPTALLEQLALGGRLVLPIGTAEQYLSFIERTPQGCIETRLDAVRFVPLLSGTQ is encoded by the coding sequence ATGACCTCGCAGCGCACGCGGGCGCGCATGATCGAGCGCCTCCGCGAAAAAGGGATACGCAGTGAAGCCGTCCTCAAGGCGATGGCAGCTGTTCCCCGGCATGTCTTCGTCGAAGAGGCACTTGCCTCGCGCGCTTATGAAGATACCGCCTTGCCGCTGGGCATGGGGCAGACCATTTCGCAGCCCTATGTCGTTGCGCGCATGATCGAACTGCTGCTCAACGGGCGTACCACCCTCGGCAAAACGCTGGAAATCGGTGCCGGCTGCGGCTATCAGGCAGCGGTCCTGGCGCAATTGACCAAAGAGGTCTATTCGGTCGAGCGCCTCGCGCCCTTGCTGGAGAAGGCCAAGGCCAATATGCGCACCCTGCAGCAATTCAACGTTCGACTGAAACATGCAGATGGTCAGTTCGGTTTGCCGGAAGCCGGACCATTTGACAGTATCATAGTGGCTGCGGCCGGAACGCGCGTACCGACGGCTCTGCTTGAGCAGCTTGCGCTCGGTGGGCGCTTGGTCTTGCCAATTGGTACTGCCGAGCAGTATCTTAGTTTTATCGAACGGACGCCGCAGGGTTGTATCGAAACACGACTGGATGCTGTTCGTTTTGTCCCGCTACTTTCAGGAACGCAATGA
- a CDS encoding alkaline phosphatase, producing MSKFYRKTIVSAIALTMAAPVVLAAAPVVQGPESVQEWFANGQKFIADSKKISHNHHKAKNVILFVGDGMGISTITAARIMEGQLNGKPGEENRLSFENFPNVGLSKTYSWDQQTSDSAPTMTAMITGYKAREGMLSVDHLTSRGECDASVVAAHSLPTLLEQAAAAGKATGVVSTARITHATPAATYAHTPVRDWESDSDLNSFFASNVATCKANGVTLVKDIARQLIELSPAVKSSLKVAMGGGRTYFLPKTMLDPEYGGNATPVKGRRSDGRDLTAEWVSTRGAKAKYAWNKAQFDAADPASTDYLLGLFEPSHAQYEADRAGDKAGEPSLTEMTEKAIRMLKKSHKGFFLHVEGGRIDHAHHAGNAKRALLDAIELSRAVKKAYEMTDPEETLIIVTADHSHTFTIAGYPHRGNDITGLAKEVPAIDGNAPAPSKAGDGLPYTTLGYQNGPGAVSGARADLTSVDTSALGYQQQAVVPMGSETHAGEDVAIYATGPRASLVHGSMEQNWIYHVMKEAFGF from the coding sequence ATGTCCAAGTTCTACCGCAAGACTATCGTCAGCGCCATTGCCCTGACCATGGCCGCCCCCGTTGTATTGGCAGCTGCGCCCGTGGTTCAGGGCCCGGAATCCGTTCAAGAGTGGTTTGCCAACGGCCAGAAATTCATTGCAGACAGCAAAAAAATATCCCACAACCACCACAAGGCCAAGAATGTCATTCTGTTTGTGGGGGATGGCATGGGTATTTCCACGATTACGGCCGCCCGGATTATGGAAGGTCAGTTGAATGGCAAACCGGGCGAAGAGAATCGCCTGTCGTTCGAAAATTTCCCGAACGTTGGTCTTTCCAAGACGTATTCCTGGGACCAGCAGACCTCGGATTCCGCCCCGACCATGACCGCCATGATTACGGGTTACAAGGCACGCGAGGGCATGCTCTCTGTTGACCACCTGACCTCGCGTGGTGAATGTGATGCGTCGGTTGTCGCCGCCCACAGTCTGCCGACGCTGCTTGAACAGGCTGCTGCTGCCGGCAAGGCGACCGGTGTGGTGTCCACCGCCCGTATTACGCATGCCACGCCGGCGGCTACTTACGCCCACACGCCGGTGCGTGATTGGGAGTCCGATTCCGATCTGAACAGCTTTTTTGCCAGCAATGTGGCCACCTGCAAGGCCAATGGCGTGACACTGGTCAAGGACATTGCACGCCAGTTGATCGAACTGTCGCCCGCCGTTAAGAGCAGCCTGAAGGTTGCCATGGGGGGCGGTCGCACTTACTTCCTGCCGAAGACCATGCTGGACCCGGAATACGGCGGTAATGCCACGCCGGTCAAGGGACGTCGCAGCGATGGCCGCGACTTGACCGCTGAATGGGTGAGCACGCGAGGTGCCAAGGCCAAATATGCCTGGAACAAGGCGCAGTTCGATGCCGCAGATCCGGCCTCAACCGACTATTTGCTCGGACTCTTCGAGCCGTCGCACGCCCAATATGAAGCTGATCGCGCAGGCGACAAGGCGGGCGAACCATCGCTGACCGAAATGACCGAAAAGGCCATCCGGATGCTTAAAAAGAGCCACAAGGGCTTCTTCCTGCACGTTGAAGGCGGTCGTATCGACCACGCTCACCATGCCGGTAATGCCAAGCGCGCTTTGCTCGATGCCATCGAACTCTCTCGGGCTGTTAAAAAGGCCTACGAGATGACCGATCCGGAAGAAACGCTGATCATCGTGACCGCCGACCACAGCCATACCTTCACCATCGCCGGCTATCCGCATCGTGGCAATGACATCACCGGTCTGGCCAAGGAAGTGCCGGCCATCGATGGCAATGCGCCAGCCCCGAGCAAGGCGGGTGACGGCTTGCCCTATACGACACTGGGTTACCAGAATGGCCCGGGTGCAGTCAGCGGTGCTCGCGCAGATCTGACCAGCGTGGATACATCTGCCCTTGGCTACCAGCAGCAAGCAGTCGTGCCGATGGGGTCGGAAACCCACGCGGGCGAAGATGTCGCCATCTACGCGACCGGTCCGAGAGCCAGTCTGGTCCATGGTTCCATGGAGCAAAACTGGATTTATCACGTGATGAAGGAAGCTTTCGGCTTCTGA
- a CDS encoding D-hexose-6-phosphate mutarotase — translation MKPSIESIEFHGIEALRLHGPRGATAVISKLGAQVLSWVPPDGKERLFLSEKAIFDGSVAIRGGVPVCFPQFAQLGDLPKHGLVRTREWSLGTQRTGDDYALVTFELGSDDAMLAQWPHAFHAELTVMLEGDRVDMEFCVTNTGGTPFEFTGALHSYLRVEHVEKISLEGLAGHDYRDAIDGGLVAREEITELVVESEIDRVYHNVKAPQVLHNGKQSLAIQSQGFPDVVVWNPWVDRCADLKDMPANGWRHMLCVEAAVTQPVTLPAGEEWYGRQTLAII, via the coding sequence ATGAAACCCTCCATTGAATCCATCGAATTCCACGGTATCGAAGCGTTACGCCTGCATGGCCCGCGCGGTGCCACAGCAGTCATTAGTAAACTGGGGGCACAGGTTTTGTCGTGGGTTCCGCCGGATGGAAAGGAACGCCTGTTTCTATCCGAGAAAGCCATTTTCGACGGTAGTGTGGCCATTCGCGGTGGTGTTCCCGTCTGTTTCCCGCAATTTGCCCAGCTGGGCGATCTGCCCAAGCATGGTCTTGTGCGTACTCGCGAGTGGTCGCTGGGCACCCAGCGGACGGGGGATGATTACGCGTTGGTGACGTTCGAGCTGGGTAGCGACGATGCAATGCTGGCGCAGTGGCCGCACGCATTTCATGCCGAATTGACGGTGATGCTTGAAGGCGATCGTGTCGATATGGAGTTCTGCGTCACCAACACGGGTGGCACGCCGTTTGAATTTACCGGGGCATTGCACAGCTACCTGCGTGTCGAGCATGTTGAAAAGATTTCGCTGGAAGGTCTGGCCGGGCATGATTACCGCGATGCCATTGATGGTGGTCTGGTTGCCCGCGAAGAAATCACGGAACTGGTAGTCGAGAGCGAGATAGACCGCGTCTATCACAACGTCAAGGCACCACAGGTCCTCCATAACGGCAAGCAAAGTCTGGCCATCCAGAGCCAGGGTTTTCCGGATGTCGTTGTCTGGAACCCTTGGGTTGATCGTTGCGCCGACCTGAAGGACATGCCGGCCAATGGCTGGCGCCACATGCTTTGCGTTGAGGCGGCGGTGACGCAGCCGGTCACGCTGCCGGCTGGCGAAGAATGGTATGGCCGGCAAACCCTGGCAATCATCTGA